From Vanacampus margaritifer isolate UIUO_Vmar chromosome 8, RoL_Vmar_1.0, whole genome shotgun sequence, a single genomic window includes:
- the il17rc gene encoding interleukin-17 receptor C isoform X1: protein MFPFRWPVCCFLLAFHKPACGWVGYDVLEVTCSQGLSECTVASEMPLAIPESDAADVQTVTAKVELCCKDDTPCTLCLLIDAQLAIRVTEDTDERLHSRHGNEEEDEATISTAFVTLCYKTPPTIPACKRVDFTINPTGLKQKIAKVSLVITNPAGVSFGSIVYVYPSECLHPFVEVEAPSLNQVCSQNLRKPVNECQVPTVDSVINRKMNQVELKFAARNKLCIQYEADGSCQLWKTKTIPLHSVTPCLCLQVWDDDKPRRSQSCPFKNMGFLEKNIWQNLTASVGHGRMNDKGQMLLWNVTAPCRLEGEVWPCRWTSGRNCIEIEGFRQQLENTTWEQKRNLQWVKRGVFEDINVQLLPCVMVHLTRGGLHLGPFCSHHSVRWRWNLLAVAGLLVMTLAALMLCLLHGFIKKWASRSFPGGHVKIARKGHIVLLSPPDVHNAISEVCSLGSLLRSRGFSVSVDQWSRMEQCKLGPLPWLHSQLLHIKNLGGRAVLVLTRKALGLAREWNQQHQEAIQVGRGNGNAPQSPYSDIFMASLCLILGDKQQGRSGERFLLVTFEHDVGQPPGGLPELFQGLRLFQLPSQMKTFLCELAGGRKGKAKGGRTKAAWKWATFDGWKLKTKEATCSQGTMPVQCKYSDI, encoded by the exons ATGTTTCCTTTTCGTTGGcccgtttgttgttttttactagCTTTTCATAAGCCGGCTTGCGGTTGGGTGGGATATGACGTCTTGGAAGTCACATGCTCACAG GGTCTCTCTGAGTGCACGGTGGCGTCCGAGATGCCGCTGGCCATCCCGGAGAGCGACGCCGCCGACGTCCAGACGGTGACGGCTAAAGTGGAGCTCTGCTGCAAGGACGACACGCCGTGCACGTTGTGTCTCCTGATAGACGCCCAACTCGCCATCCGTGTGACGGAAGACACGGACGAAAGGCTTCACTCAAGGCACGGcaatgaggaagaggatgaggcAACGATTTCAACAG CATTTGTGACGTTATGTTACAAAACGCCACCAACTATTCCAGCTTGCAAGCGTGTGGACTTCACAATCAATCCGACAGGACTTAAGCAAAAAATTGCAAAG GTGTCCTTGGTGATTACTAATCCAGCTGGGGTTTCTTTCGGCAGTATTGTGTATGTTTATCCTTCAGAATGTTTGCATCCCTTTGTGGAAGTCGAGGCTCCGTCTCTCAATCAAG TGTGCTCCCAAAACCTGCGGAAACCCGTCAATGAGTGTCAAG TGCCCACCGTCGACAGTGTCATTAACCGAAAAATGAATCAAGTGGAGCTGAAGTTTGCTGCAAGGAACAAATTGTGCATTCAGTATGAGGCGGATGGAAGTTGCCAG CTTTGGAAGACTAAAACCATCCCACTGCACTCTGTGACCCCCTGCCTTTGTCTCCAG GTTTGGGATGATGACAAGCCGAGACGCTCTCAGAGCTGCCCCTTCAAAAACATGG GGTTCCTCGAGAAGAACATATGGCAGAACCTGACCGCCTCTGTGGGTCACGGTCGAATGAACGACAAGGGACAAATGCTGCTATGGAACGTGACTGCCCCCTGCAGGCTGGAGGGGGAGGTGTGGCCCTGTCGGTGGACTTCGGGTCGCAATTGTATCGAAATCGAAGGCTTTCGGCAACAACTGGAGAATACAACATGGGAGCAAAAGAGGAATCTGCAATGg GTAAAAAGGGGTGTCTTTGAGGACATCAATGTGCAGCTCTTACCATGTGTGATG GTGCATTTGACGAGAGGGGGCCTTCACCTGGGACCATTCTGCTCTCATCACT CAGTCAGATGGCGCTGGAATCTGTTGGCTGTGGCTGGTTTGCTGGTGATGACCTTGGCAGCGTTGATGTTATGTCTTCTCCATGGCTTTATCAAGA AATGGGCAAGCCGATCATTCCCTGGAGGACACGTAAAGA ttgccAGAAAAGGACACATAGTCCTCCTGAGTCCACCAGATGTACACAACGCCATTTCCGAGGTCTGCAGCCTGGGCTCCCTGCTCCGGAGTCGGGGCTTCAGTGTATCTGTGGACCAGTGGAGCCGGATGGAGCAGTGCAAACTGGGACCCTTGCCGTGGCTTCACTCCCAGCTCCTCCACATTAAGAACCTGGGAGGACGCGCGGTTCTCGTCCTGACTCGCAAAGCTTTGGGGCTAGCGCGCGAATGGAACCAGCAGCACCAGGAGGCGATCCAGGTGGGGAGAGGAAATGGAAACGCGCCTCAGTCGCCATACTCGGATATTTTCATGGCCTCGCTGTGCCTCATCCTCGGGGACAAGCAGCAAGGCAGAAGTGGAGAACGCTTTCTCCTGGTCACGTTCGAACACGACGTGGGGCAGCCCCCTGGTGGCTTGCCAGAGCTGTTTCAGGGTCTTCGTTTGTTCCAGCTTCCCTCCCAGATGAAAACTTTCCTGTGTGAGCTCGCTGGCGGACGAAAGGGGAAGGCAAAAGGCGGAAGGACAAAGGCCGCTTGGAAATGGGCAACCTTTGACGGATGGAAATTAAAGACTAAAGAGGCAACGTGCAGCCAAGGAACAATGCCCGTACAGTGTAAATATTCTGACATTTAG
- the il17rc gene encoding interleukin-17 receptor C isoform X2: MPLAIPESDAADVQTVTAKVELCCKDDTPCTLCLLIDAQLAIRVTEDTDERLHSRHGNEEEDEATISTAFVTLCYKTPPTIPACKRVDFTINPTGLKQKIAKVSLVITNPAGVSFGSIVYVYPSECLHPFVEVEAPSLNQVCSQNLRKPVNECQVPTVDSVINRKMNQVELKFAARNKLCIQYEADGSCQLWKTKTIPLHSVTPCLCLQVWDDDKPRRSQSCPFKNMGFLEKNIWQNLTASVGHGRMNDKGQMLLWNVTAPCRLEGEVWPCRWTSGRNCIEIEGFRQQLENTTWEQKRNLQWVKRGVFEDINVQLLPCVMVHLTRGGLHLGPFCSHHSVRWRWNLLAVAGLLVMTLAALMLCLLHGFIKKWASRSFPGGHVKIARKGHIVLLSPPDVHNAISEVCSLGSLLRSRGFSVSVDQWSRMEQCKLGPLPWLHSQLLHIKNLGGRAVLVLTRKALGLAREWNQQHQEAIQVGRGNGNAPQSPYSDIFMASLCLILGDKQQGRSGERFLLVTFEHDVGQPPGGLPELFQGLRLFQLPSQMKTFLCELAGGRKGKAKGGRTKAAWKWATFDGWKLKTKEATCSQGTMPVQCKYSDI; this comes from the exons ATGCCGCTGGCCATCCCGGAGAGCGACGCCGCCGACGTCCAGACGGTGACGGCTAAAGTGGAGCTCTGCTGCAAGGACGACACGCCGTGCACGTTGTGTCTCCTGATAGACGCCCAACTCGCCATCCGTGTGACGGAAGACACGGACGAAAGGCTTCACTCAAGGCACGGcaatgaggaagaggatgaggcAACGATTTCAACAG CATTTGTGACGTTATGTTACAAAACGCCACCAACTATTCCAGCTTGCAAGCGTGTGGACTTCACAATCAATCCGACAGGACTTAAGCAAAAAATTGCAAAG GTGTCCTTGGTGATTACTAATCCAGCTGGGGTTTCTTTCGGCAGTATTGTGTATGTTTATCCTTCAGAATGTTTGCATCCCTTTGTGGAAGTCGAGGCTCCGTCTCTCAATCAAG TGTGCTCCCAAAACCTGCGGAAACCCGTCAATGAGTGTCAAG TGCCCACCGTCGACAGTGTCATTAACCGAAAAATGAATCAAGTGGAGCTGAAGTTTGCTGCAAGGAACAAATTGTGCATTCAGTATGAGGCGGATGGAAGTTGCCAG CTTTGGAAGACTAAAACCATCCCACTGCACTCTGTGACCCCCTGCCTTTGTCTCCAG GTTTGGGATGATGACAAGCCGAGACGCTCTCAGAGCTGCCCCTTCAAAAACATGG GGTTCCTCGAGAAGAACATATGGCAGAACCTGACCGCCTCTGTGGGTCACGGTCGAATGAACGACAAGGGACAAATGCTGCTATGGAACGTGACTGCCCCCTGCAGGCTGGAGGGGGAGGTGTGGCCCTGTCGGTGGACTTCGGGTCGCAATTGTATCGAAATCGAAGGCTTTCGGCAACAACTGGAGAATACAACATGGGAGCAAAAGAGGAATCTGCAATGg GTAAAAAGGGGTGTCTTTGAGGACATCAATGTGCAGCTCTTACCATGTGTGATG GTGCATTTGACGAGAGGGGGCCTTCACCTGGGACCATTCTGCTCTCATCACT CAGTCAGATGGCGCTGGAATCTGTTGGCTGTGGCTGGTTTGCTGGTGATGACCTTGGCAGCGTTGATGTTATGTCTTCTCCATGGCTTTATCAAGA AATGGGCAAGCCGATCATTCCCTGGAGGACACGTAAAGA ttgccAGAAAAGGACACATAGTCCTCCTGAGTCCACCAGATGTACACAACGCCATTTCCGAGGTCTGCAGCCTGGGCTCCCTGCTCCGGAGTCGGGGCTTCAGTGTATCTGTGGACCAGTGGAGCCGGATGGAGCAGTGCAAACTGGGACCCTTGCCGTGGCTTCACTCCCAGCTCCTCCACATTAAGAACCTGGGAGGACGCGCGGTTCTCGTCCTGACTCGCAAAGCTTTGGGGCTAGCGCGCGAATGGAACCAGCAGCACCAGGAGGCGATCCAGGTGGGGAGAGGAAATGGAAACGCGCCTCAGTCGCCATACTCGGATATTTTCATGGCCTCGCTGTGCCTCATCCTCGGGGACAAGCAGCAAGGCAGAAGTGGAGAACGCTTTCTCCTGGTCACGTTCGAACACGACGTGGGGCAGCCCCCTGGTGGCTTGCCAGAGCTGTTTCAGGGTCTTCGTTTGTTCCAGCTTCCCTCCCAGATGAAAACTTTCCTGTGTGAGCTCGCTGGCGGACGAAAGGGGAAGGCAAAAGGCGGAAGGACAAAGGCCGCTTGGAAATGGGCAACCTTTGACGGATGGAAATTAAAGACTAAAGAGGCAACGTGCAGCCAAGGAACAATGCCCGTACAGTGTAAATATTCTGACATTTAG
- the itih3b.2 gene encoding inter-alpha-trypsin inhibitor heavy chain H3 isoform X2 — MERTVLQVSIFGLLLAFGTTQPKNDWEIYSFHINSTVTGRYATTVITSRVVNRKDESQEIDFHVRIPKNAFISKFRMFIDGQVYDGVVKAKEAAQQQYSDAVSRGESAGIVSSVGRTLEEFKTSVTVAALKKVTFELTHEELLKRTLGKYELQIHARPMQPVKDFKVDVYIQENAGINFIDVKGGLSTGALANAIVKTHADKQAWVYFYPTEDQQKVCDSCGEEGMNGDLVIVYDVNRDRSLGDIKTSSGYFVHHFAPSQLQRIPKNVVFVIDKSGSMHGKKIEQTRTALIHILNDMAEDDFFGLITFDSSVSYWKRELVQANSQNVRSAKEFAGSIREQGGTNINQALLDGSSMLNENPRKGSASILILLTDGDPTSGVTNLEKINANVMEAIQGKFPLYCLGFGFDVNFNFLEKLSLLNNGVARRIYADADADLQLKGFYDEVANPLLTDVTMIYNGGANLTQTNFSQHYNGSEIVVAGQITDNNIETFVPRVVAISRNASIIFSDKNSTTKSTDSNIQRVWAYLTVKQLLDKELQYSGDEKEKMKNETLRLSLKYNFVTPLTSMVVTKPTKEKTEVLHKPSEEGPPPHRRGHSGVVALPRGSAISTQARVGISYRQERPNVGMAGLPGQIGLQGQARYPDALPGISYDMDHPMKVVDFPMIGILPTFLPILPVTLPTLRPVEPEIRFLLQAKNQSLPLCFDIPARSMLQLLHLPSAGLFLNGALDGIRGFHWITLNVSPNIIITFDLVGFSINDGQVSHIVPWQRDQETMTAGSVTVIKRDKEVDIAVGGTRLIILRHGITGEEFLWPVLRQWSSDNNARGILALKPAIYEEVHQPLYTNLKIKDQEIRVSRSVAADYSFSPAVILPCWLIFAESALQAPLTDFTHVSG; from the exons ATGGAGAGAACTGTGCTGCAAGTCAGCATATTCGGGCTACTTTTGGCTTTTGGCACCACACAACCCAAG AATGATTGGGAGATCTACAGTTTTCACATCAACTCCACAGTGACCGGTCGTTACGCCACCACCGTCATCACCAGCCGTGTGGTCAATCGTAAAGACGAGTCCCAAGAAATCGACTTCCACGTCCGGATTCCCAAGAATGCCTTCATCAGCAAATTCAGAAT GTTTATAGATGGCCAGGTGTACGACGGTGTCGTGAAGGCAAAAGAAGCGGCCCAGCAGCAATATAGTGACGCCGTGTCCCGCGGCGAAAGTGCTGGCATCGTCAG CTCCGTCGGGAGAACTCTCGAAGAGTTTAAGACCTCAGTAACGGTGGCCGCTCTAAAAAAGGTGACCTTTGAACTCACGCACGAGGAACTACTCAAACGCACGCTGGGCAAGTACGAGCTGCAGATCCACGCTCGGCCCATGCAGCCCGTCAAAGACTTCAAG GTGGATGTGTACATACAAGAAAATGCAGGAATCAATTTCATCGATGTTAAAGGAGGACTGAGCACCGGCGCTCTGGCTAATGCTATCGTCAAAACACATGCAGACAAGCAG GCCTGGGTTTATTTCTACCCGACAGAGGACCAACAGAAAGTATGTGACAGCTGTGGAGAAGAGGGTATGAATGGAGATCTGGTTATCGTTTATGACGTCAACAGAGACAGGTCACTGGGGGACATCAAG ACATCAAGTGGATATTTTGTCCATCACTTTGCTCCATCACAACTTCAACGCATTCCAAAGAATGTTGTCTTCGTCATCGATAAAAGTGGTTCCATGCATGGCAAGAAAATAGAACAG ACCCGCACAGCATTAATCCATATCCTGAATGACATGGCGGAGGACGACTTCTTTGGTCTCATCACTTTTGATAGCTCGGTGTCTTACTGGAAGCGAGAACTTGTTCAGGCCAACTCTCAAAATGTGAGAAGCGCCAAAGAATTTGCAGGCAGCATTAGAGAGCAAGGAG GCACAAATATTAATCAAGCGCTGTTGGACGGCTCAAGTATGCTGAATGAGAACCCCAGGAAAGGTTCCGCTTCCATCCTCATACTCCTCACTGATGGAGACCCAACCTCAG GTGTAACCAATCTGGAAAAAATCAACGCAAATGTGATGGAGGCCATTCAGGGCAAATTCCCACTCTACTGTCTTGGTTTCGGTTTTGACGTCAACTTTAATTTTCTGGAGAAGCTGTCCTTGCTGAACAACGGTGTTGCACGGCGTATTTATGCTGACGCTGATGCAGATTTGCAGCTGAAg gGATTCTATGACGAGGTGGCCAATCCTCTTTTGACAGACGTAACCATGATCTATAACGGCGGCGCCAATCTGACCCAGACCAACTTCAGTCAGCATTACAACGGTTCTGAGATTGTGGTGGCCGGTCAGATCACCGACAACAACATTGAAACCTTCGTCCCTCGCGTTGTGGCCATTTCG AGGAATGCAAGTATCATTTTCTCGGACAAAAACAGCACCACAAAGTCTACGGACAGCAACATCCAGAGAGTTTGGGCCTACCTGACTGTCAAACAACTCCTGGACAAAGA GTTGCAGTATTCAGGGGATGAGAAGGagaaaatgaagaatgaaacCTTGAGGTTGTCCCTCAAATACAACTTTGTGACCCCGCTCACATCCATGGTGGTCACCAAGCCGACAAAGGAGAAGACGGAGGTGCTTCACAAACCCAGCGAGGAGGGTCCGCCGCCTCACAGACGGGGGCACTCCGGGGTAGTGGCTTTGCCGCGGGGCTCTGCAATCAGCACCCAGGCACGGGTTGGAATTTCTTATA GGCAAGAAAGACCAAATGTAG GCATGGCTGGCTTACCAG gtcaaATAGGTCTTCAAG GTCAAGCACGTTATCCTG ATGCGCTACCAGGGATCAGTTATGATATGGATCACCCCATGAAAG TTGTAGATTTTCCCATGATTGGTATTCTTCCTACCTTTTTGCCAATCTTACCTGTCACACTGCCAACCTTAAGACCTG TTGAACCTGAAATCCGGTTTTTGCTCCAAGCTAAGAATCAATCTCTTCCGCTGTGTTTTGACATCCCTGCAAGAAGTATGCTTCAACTCCTTCACCTCCCCAGTGCAG GTCTCTTTTTGAATGGTGCACTGGATGGAATAAGAGGCTTCCACTGGATTACTCTCAACGTCAGTCCGAACATCATTATTACTTTTGACTTGGTTGGCTTCAGCATTAATGATGGACAAGTCTCACATATCGTACCATGGCAAAGGGACCAAGAGACCATGACTGCTGGAAG TGTGACAGTGATTAAACGGGACAAAGAAGTTGACATCGCAGTTGGAGGAACACGCCTGATCATCTTGCGTCATGGGATCACAGGAGAAGAATTCCTCTGGCCAGTCTTAAGACAGTGGTCTTCAGACAATAATGCTAGAGGAATTTTAG CACTAAAGCCAGCAATTTATGAAGAAGTGCACCAACCGCTCTACACAAATCTTAAAATCAAAGACCAGGAAATCAGAGTTAGCAG ATCCGTGGCTGCTGATTACAGTTTTTCCCCAGCTGTGATTTTGCCCTGCTGGCTCATATTTGCTGAGTCGGCACTGCAAGCACCGCTCACTGATTTCACTCACGTCTCTGGTTAA
- the itih3b.2 gene encoding inter-alpha-trypsin inhibitor heavy chain H3 isoform X1: protein MERTVLQVSIFGLLLAFGTTQPKNDWEIYSFHINSTVTGRYATTVITSRVVNRKDESQEIDFHVRIPKNAFISKFRMFIDGQVYDGVVKAKEAAQQQYSDAVSRGESAGIVSSVGRTLEEFKTSVTVAALKKVTFELTHEELLKRTLGKYELQIHARPMQPVKDFKVDVYIQENAGINFIDVKGGLSTGALANAIVKTHADKQAWVYFYPTEDQQKVCDSCGEEGMNGDLVIVYDVNRDRSLGDIKTSSGYFVHHFAPSQLQRIPKNVVFVIDKSGSMHGKKIEQTRTALIHILNDMAEDDFFGLITFDSSVSYWKRELVQANSQNVRSAKEFAGSIREQGGTNINQALLDGSSMLNENPRKGSASILILLTDGDPTSGVTNLEKINANVMEAIQGKFPLYCLGFGFDVNFNFLEKLSLLNNGVARRIYADADADLQLKGFYDEVANPLLTDVTMIYNGGANLTQTNFSQHYNGSEIVVAGQITDNNIETFVPRVVAISRNASIIFSDKNSTTKSTDSNIQRVWAYLTVKQLLDKELQYSGDEKEKMKNETLRLSLKYNFVTPLTSMVVTKPTKEKTEVLHKPSEEGPPPHRRGHSGVVALPRGSAISTQARVGISYRQERPNVVRRVFKGMAGLPGQIGLQGQARYPDALPGISYDMDHPMKVVDFPMIGILPTFLPILPVTLPTLRPVEPEIRFLLQAKNQSLPLCFDIPARSMLQLLHLPSAGLFLNGALDGIRGFHWITLNVSPNIIITFDLVGFSINDGQVSHIVPWQRDQETMTAGSVTVIKRDKEVDIAVGGTRLIILRHGITGEEFLWPVLRQWSSDNNARGILALKPAIYEEVHQPLYTNLKIKDQEIRVSRSVAADYSFSPAVILPCWLIFAESALQAPLTDFTHVSG from the exons ATGGAGAGAACTGTGCTGCAAGTCAGCATATTCGGGCTACTTTTGGCTTTTGGCACCACACAACCCAAG AATGATTGGGAGATCTACAGTTTTCACATCAACTCCACAGTGACCGGTCGTTACGCCACCACCGTCATCACCAGCCGTGTGGTCAATCGTAAAGACGAGTCCCAAGAAATCGACTTCCACGTCCGGATTCCCAAGAATGCCTTCATCAGCAAATTCAGAAT GTTTATAGATGGCCAGGTGTACGACGGTGTCGTGAAGGCAAAAGAAGCGGCCCAGCAGCAATATAGTGACGCCGTGTCCCGCGGCGAAAGTGCTGGCATCGTCAG CTCCGTCGGGAGAACTCTCGAAGAGTTTAAGACCTCAGTAACGGTGGCCGCTCTAAAAAAGGTGACCTTTGAACTCACGCACGAGGAACTACTCAAACGCACGCTGGGCAAGTACGAGCTGCAGATCCACGCTCGGCCCATGCAGCCCGTCAAAGACTTCAAG GTGGATGTGTACATACAAGAAAATGCAGGAATCAATTTCATCGATGTTAAAGGAGGACTGAGCACCGGCGCTCTGGCTAATGCTATCGTCAAAACACATGCAGACAAGCAG GCCTGGGTTTATTTCTACCCGACAGAGGACCAACAGAAAGTATGTGACAGCTGTGGAGAAGAGGGTATGAATGGAGATCTGGTTATCGTTTATGACGTCAACAGAGACAGGTCACTGGGGGACATCAAG ACATCAAGTGGATATTTTGTCCATCACTTTGCTCCATCACAACTTCAACGCATTCCAAAGAATGTTGTCTTCGTCATCGATAAAAGTGGTTCCATGCATGGCAAGAAAATAGAACAG ACCCGCACAGCATTAATCCATATCCTGAATGACATGGCGGAGGACGACTTCTTTGGTCTCATCACTTTTGATAGCTCGGTGTCTTACTGGAAGCGAGAACTTGTTCAGGCCAACTCTCAAAATGTGAGAAGCGCCAAAGAATTTGCAGGCAGCATTAGAGAGCAAGGAG GCACAAATATTAATCAAGCGCTGTTGGACGGCTCAAGTATGCTGAATGAGAACCCCAGGAAAGGTTCCGCTTCCATCCTCATACTCCTCACTGATGGAGACCCAACCTCAG GTGTAACCAATCTGGAAAAAATCAACGCAAATGTGATGGAGGCCATTCAGGGCAAATTCCCACTCTACTGTCTTGGTTTCGGTTTTGACGTCAACTTTAATTTTCTGGAGAAGCTGTCCTTGCTGAACAACGGTGTTGCACGGCGTATTTATGCTGACGCTGATGCAGATTTGCAGCTGAAg gGATTCTATGACGAGGTGGCCAATCCTCTTTTGACAGACGTAACCATGATCTATAACGGCGGCGCCAATCTGACCCAGACCAACTTCAGTCAGCATTACAACGGTTCTGAGATTGTGGTGGCCGGTCAGATCACCGACAACAACATTGAAACCTTCGTCCCTCGCGTTGTGGCCATTTCG AGGAATGCAAGTATCATTTTCTCGGACAAAAACAGCACCACAAAGTCTACGGACAGCAACATCCAGAGAGTTTGGGCCTACCTGACTGTCAAACAACTCCTGGACAAAGA GTTGCAGTATTCAGGGGATGAGAAGGagaaaatgaagaatgaaacCTTGAGGTTGTCCCTCAAATACAACTTTGTGACCCCGCTCACATCCATGGTGGTCACCAAGCCGACAAAGGAGAAGACGGAGGTGCTTCACAAACCCAGCGAGGAGGGTCCGCCGCCTCACAGACGGGGGCACTCCGGGGTAGTGGCTTTGCCGCGGGGCTCTGCAATCAGCACCCAGGCACGGGTTGGAATTTCTTATA GGCAAGAAAGACCAAATGTAG tgCGTCGGGTTTTTAAAG GCATGGCTGGCTTACCAG gtcaaATAGGTCTTCAAG GTCAAGCACGTTATCCTG ATGCGCTACCAGGGATCAGTTATGATATGGATCACCCCATGAAAG TTGTAGATTTTCCCATGATTGGTATTCTTCCTACCTTTTTGCCAATCTTACCTGTCACACTGCCAACCTTAAGACCTG TTGAACCTGAAATCCGGTTTTTGCTCCAAGCTAAGAATCAATCTCTTCCGCTGTGTTTTGACATCCCTGCAAGAAGTATGCTTCAACTCCTTCACCTCCCCAGTGCAG GTCTCTTTTTGAATGGTGCACTGGATGGAATAAGAGGCTTCCACTGGATTACTCTCAACGTCAGTCCGAACATCATTATTACTTTTGACTTGGTTGGCTTCAGCATTAATGATGGACAAGTCTCACATATCGTACCATGGCAAAGGGACCAAGAGACCATGACTGCTGGAAG TGTGACAGTGATTAAACGGGACAAAGAAGTTGACATCGCAGTTGGAGGAACACGCCTGATCATCTTGCGTCATGGGATCACAGGAGAAGAATTCCTCTGGCCAGTCTTAAGACAGTGGTCTTCAGACAATAATGCTAGAGGAATTTTAG CACTAAAGCCAGCAATTTATGAAGAAGTGCACCAACCGCTCTACACAAATCTTAAAATCAAAGACCAGGAAATCAGAGTTAGCAG ATCCGTGGCTGCTGATTACAGTTTTTCCCCAGCTGTGATTTTGCCCTGCTGGCTCATATTTGCTGAGTCGGCACTGCAAGCACCGCTCACTGATTTCACTCACGTCTCTGGTTAA